The Halobacillus amylolyticus nucleotide sequence TCCTTTGCTTTTATTGCCTTCTATAACACGTAGATTAGGAGCGTTTTTGCGTTTTGGTTTCTTCTGCTTCGTGTTAGATGAAAATTTAGGTGTAGGTTTGGCTTTACTTTTAACGGGAGCCGGGGATTTATACTTTTGTTTCGACTGTTTGACCGCTTGTTTATATTTTTTCATTTCGTTACTATTTCGGCCTGCACCTGCTCCGACCCGATTACGAAGAAATAGGAAGTAAATGGCACCATATACTAGTACAGCGATCCCAATCATCATAATAATCGATGAAAGGAAGGACGAAGGATTTGTCACCATTTGATACCCTACATAAAAAACAGCCAGGGTGATAAGCGTATACATAACAAGAGTACCCCAGTTTCTTGACATTTTTAAAGTTCCCTCCTTCGCATTAGATTTTTTATAGGAAACACCTTACTATTGTGTATACCACCTATGTCTTTATTTTTATCATGTTCTAGCATCTTTTTAAGGAACATTAGACTTAGCCGTTCCTAGTTTCTTAGAGATTGTACCTGACTGTTAAATAATTTTAGATGCTTTACGCTATACCTATACTTGTTTGCCTATATTCAGGTAGTAATTCCCCAAAGTAAAGATAATGTCCTCGCTACTTTAGATTGTTTCCTTTCAAGCTGAAAATATTCAATACTCTCACCTTTTTGTTTTAACAGTTGTTGTTCACCATAGACTGGTTGTTTACTATTTGTCGTAAACCTCACTTCATTCATAGGTTCTTGCTTCTATTTTACAGTAAAAACTGATGATTCACTACCTTTTTAAAAGATAAACTCTTAGGCATGAAATAGCTCTTAATGGAGAAAATAGAAAATGAGGTGATTACAATGGCTGACAAAACAAAAGAACAAAAAGGACCAAAGGAACATGAGGAACAAAACAAACAGGAACCTCCGCATAGTGTACTTTCTAAGACATTACTAATTGGTTTCATTGCAGGAATATTATGGAGTGGACTTGGTTCAATATCGTACTATTTCAACTTCTCACAAGTATCCGCAGCTACCTTTGTTTTTCGTTCCTTCTGGCAAACAGACTGGACAAGTACGCTTCTTGCAGAAATATTGGCTATCGGAATCGTTGCCGTATTATCCATACTCACTGCGTTAATTTATTATGTCGCTTTAAAAGGAAAAAATGGAATGTGGCCAGGTTTTATTATGGGGATCATTCTATTCGGTCTCCTATTTTATGTGATGAACCCAATATTTCAA carries:
- a CDS encoding YqhR family membrane protein, whose amino-acid sequence is MADKTKEQKGPKEHEEQNKQEPPHSVLSKTLLIGFIAGILWSGLGSISYYFNFSQVSAATFVFRSFWQTDWTSTLLAEILAIGIVAVLSILTALIYYVALKGKNGMWPGFIMGIILFGLLFYVMNPIFQAVPDFTQLTINSLVTTICLFVLYGVFIGYSISYEFQEYNQPSE
- a CDS encoding SA1362 family protein — its product is MSRNWGTLVMYTLITLAVFYVGYQMVTNPSSFLSSIIMMIGIAVLVYGAIYFLFLRNRVGAGAGRNSNEMKKYKQAVKQSKQKYKSPAPVKSKAKPTPKFSSNTKQKKPKRKNAPNLRVIEGNKSKGKNRASF